In Mastomys coucha isolate ucsf_1 unplaced genomic scaffold, UCSF_Mcou_1 pScaffold5, whole genome shotgun sequence, one genomic interval encodes:
- the Pgp gene encoding glycerol-3-phosphate phosphatase, translating to MFYPCRLALCQPITGAAGSGSQWLPASARLPASVAAVRLAARGKRRWIGASGGQWAVRARSGANERPGGGAGAAAGGCEERPVVAAAAGGGSGQRSAMAEAEAGGDEARCVRLNAERARLLLADVDTLLFDCDGVLWRGETAVPGAPETLRALRARGKRLGFITNNSSKTRTAYAEKLRRLGFGGPAGPEAGLEVFGTAYCSALYLRQRLAGVPDPKAYVLGSPALAAELEAVGVASVGVGPDVLHGDGPSDWLAVPLEPDVRAVVVGFDPHFSYMKLTKAVRYLQQPDCLLVGTNMDNRLPLENGRFIAGTGCLVRAVEMAAQRQADIIGKPSRFIFDCVSQEYGINPERTVMVGDRLDTDILLGSTCSLKTILTLTGVSSLEDVKSNQESDCMFKKKMVPDFYVDSIADLLPALQG from the exons ATGTTCTACCCTTGCCGGTTGGCGCTCTGCCAGCCAATTACTGGTGCAGCCGGATCAGGCAGCCAATGGCTGCCCGCCTCCGCGCGCCTGCCCGCGTCGGTTGCCGCTGTGCGCCTCGCTGCTCGCGGGAAACGGAGATGGATTGGCGCAAGCGGGGGCCAATGGGCGGTGCGCGCGAGGAGCGGGGCCAATGAGCGTCCCGGAGGCGGGGCGGGCGCCGCGGCGGGCGGCTGCGAGGAGCGGCcggtggtggcggcggcagcgGGTGGCGGCAGCGGTCAGCGGTCGGCCATggcggaggcagaggccggcggcGACGAAGCCCGCTGCGTGCGGCTGAACGCCGAGCGGGCCAGGTTGCTGCTGGCCGACGTGGACACGCTGCTGTTCGATTGCGATGGCGTGCTGTGGCGCGGCGAGACGGCCGTGCCGGGCGCGCCGGAGACTCTGCGGGCTCTGCGGGCCCGCGGCAAGCGACTGGGCTTCATCACCAACAACAGCAGCAAGACTCGCACGGCCTACGCGGAGAAGCTGAGGCGCTTGGGTTTCGGCGGCCCGGCGGGACCCGAAGCGGGCCTCGAGGTCTTCGGCACGGCCTATTGCAGCGCGCTCTATCTGCGCCAACGCCTGGCCGGCGTGCCGGACCCCAAGGCCTACGTGCTGGGCAGCCCGGCCTTAGCCGCCGAGCTGGAGGCCGTGGGTGTCGCTAGCGTGGGCGTGGGCCCGGACGTGCTTCACGGCGATGGCCCAAGCGACTGGCTAGCCGTGCCGCTCGAACCCGACGTGCGCGCGGTGGTGGTGGGCTTCGACCCACACTTCAGCTACATGAAGCTCACCAAGGCCGTGCGGTACCTGCAGCAGCCCGACTGTCTGCTCGTGGGCACCAACATGGACAACCGGCTCCCGCTAGAGAACGGCCGTTTCATTGCGG GTACCGGCTGTCTGGTGCGAGCCGTGGAGATGGCCGCCCAGCGCCAGGCGGACATCATCGGGAAGCCTAGCCGCTTCATCTTCGACTGCGTGTCCCAGGAGTATGGGATCAACCCGGAGCGCACCGTCATGGTGGGAGACCGCCTGGACACAGACATCCTCCTGGGCTCCACCTGTAGCCTGAAGACTATCCTGACCCTCACCGGAGTTTCCAGTCTTGAGGACGTGAAGAGCAATCAGGAAAGTGACTGCATGTTCAAGAAGAAAATGGTCCCTGACTTCTATGTTGACAGCATAGCCGACCTCCTGCCTGCCCTTCAAGGTTAA